From Streptomyces sp. 6-11-2, one genomic window encodes:
- a CDS encoding AAA family ATPase, translated as MTAPLTPPPPPRRRSSQHSGSSESSGSGSGQAPQPGPVSPWQSWQVPPAGARPVTAYEQDGPGWAAEVREAVVVMVAVALCGVPLGLLWLRLAPRVPLIADVSGSNWVVYLKDTEGEQAIGVDGTFTLLALAFGVLSAVVVFLVRRRGGVPLVVALCVGGLLGSLLAWRLGVWLGPEQDVVAHAKAVGKGVTFPAPLKLEALGALLAWSLAALIVHLGLTALFGPRDPEPDTTVFGPTLPPE; from the coding sequence GTGACCGCTCCGTTGACTCCGCCACCACCGCCGCGCCGGCGCTCCTCACAGCATTCCGGGTCCTCAGAGTCCTCGGGATCGGGATCCGGGCAGGCCCCGCAGCCGGGGCCGGTCTCGCCCTGGCAGTCCTGGCAGGTGCCGCCCGCCGGAGCCCGGCCGGTGACCGCGTACGAACAGGACGGGCCGGGATGGGCGGCCGAGGTCCGGGAGGCCGTCGTCGTCATGGTCGCCGTGGCGCTCTGCGGGGTGCCGCTGGGACTGCTCTGGCTGCGGCTGGCGCCCCGGGTGCCGCTGATCGCCGATGTGTCCGGGAGCAACTGGGTCGTCTACCTCAAGGACACCGAGGGGGAGCAGGCGATCGGCGTCGACGGCACGTTCACTCTGCTGGCTCTGGCCTTCGGTGTGCTGAGCGCCGTGGTCGTCTTCCTGGTGCGGCGGCGCGGGGGCGTGCCGCTGGTGGTGGCCCTGTGCGTCGGAGGACTGCTCGGGTCGCTGCTGGCGTGGCGGCTCGGGGTGTGGCTCGGGCCCGAGCAGGACGTGGTCGCCCACGCCAAGGCCGTGGGCAAAGGGGTGACGTTCCCGGCACCGCTGAAGCTCGAAGCCCTGGGGGCGCTGCTGGCCTGGTCGCTGGCCGCGCTGATCGTCCACCTGGGGTTGACGGCCCTGTTCGGGCCGCGGGACCCGGAGCCGGACACGACAGTGTTCGGACCCACCTTGCCGCCGGAGTGA
- the ybaK gene encoding Cys-tRNA(Pro) deacylase: MAKKSKKHQGEEGARGARPNKGGGRQSGGTPATVALTAAGVPFTVHSYDHDPSHPSYGEEAAEAMGVSPDRVFKTLVADVDGALTVAVVPVAGSLDLKALAAAVGGKRAAMADPALAERTTGYVRGGISPLGQRKRLPTVLDDSAPAHGTICVSAGRRGLEVELSPGDLVGLTNATLAPIGRA, from the coding sequence AAGAAGTCGAAGAAGCACCAAGGGGAAGAAGGGGCGCGCGGAGCGCGTCCGAACAAGGGCGGCGGGCGGCAGTCGGGCGGTACACCCGCGACGGTGGCGCTCACCGCGGCCGGGGTGCCGTTCACGGTCCACTCCTACGACCACGACCCCTCCCACCCCTCCTACGGCGAGGAGGCGGCCGAGGCGATGGGCGTGTCCCCGGACCGCGTCTTCAAGACGCTGGTGGCCGACGTCGACGGCGCCCTGACGGTGGCCGTGGTGCCGGTCGCGGGCTCCCTGGACCTCAAGGCCCTGGCGGCGGCGGTCGGCGGCAAGCGCGCGGCGATGGCCGACCCGGCCCTCGCGGAGCGCACCACCGGCTATGTCCGCGGCGGCATCTCCCCCCTCGGCCAGCGCAAGAGGCTCCCCACGGTCCTGGACGACTCGGCCCCCGCCCACGGCACCATCTGCGTCTCGGCGGGCCGCCGCGGCCTGGAGGTGGAACTGTCCCCCGGCGACCTGGTGGGTCTCACGAACGCGACCCTCGCCCCGATCGGACGCGCCTGA